The following nucleotide sequence is from Gymnodinialimonas phycosphaerae.
GAAGATCGTTGAGAAGGTCAGCAAAGCCACGGGCGGTACGTTGCGCGGATAAAGGAGAAATACCCGATGAAAGTCTATCTATCAGGCGAGATTCACACCGATTGGCGCGAGCGGATCATAGACGGCTCTAAAGATCTGGACGTGACGTTCAGCAGTCCTGTTACGGACCACGCGGCCAGCGATGACTGCGGTGTGGCGATATTGGGCGAGGAGCCAAACAAGTTTTGGCACGATCACAAGGGGGCCAAGGTCAACGCGATCCGAACCCGGCACGGCCTTGAAAACGCGGACATTGTCGTCGTGCGCTTCGGTGAGAAATACAAACAGTGGAACGCGGCATTTGACGCGGGCATGGCGGCGGCCCTTGGCAAACCGCTGATCGTTCTGTCGATGCCCGAGCATCAACACGCGCTGAAAGAGATCCACGGCGCGGCGCTGGCGGCGGCGGAAGAGCCTGAGCAAGTCGTGCAGATCTTGCGCTATGTGCTGACAGGCAAGTTGCCGACGTAACTGGTGAAGATAGGGGGCGGCGGGCTGAACCCCGCCCTATTATGGGGCACGTGCGCCCGCCCCCTTGATCCTTACCCCTCGCGCGGGGGCGTGACACGTCCGACCTTGACGGCCTCGCGCGCAAGAAAGCGGTCGAGGTAGGCGGGCACGTTCGTCAGTTCGTCCCAGCCGACAGTTTCTTTCACGCCATAGAAATCCAGCGCCGCAAGCCATGGGGCAATTGCGATGTCCGCGATGGAGTAGTCGCCCGCAACCCAATCACGGTCGGCCAACTGCTTTTCCAACACGGCAAGCAGGCGCTTGGCCTCGTTGACGTAGCGCTGTTTCGGGCGCGGGTCTTCGATCTCGGACCCGGCGAATTTGGAGAAGAAGCCGAGTTGCCCGAACATCGGGCCCACACCGCCCATCTGGAACATCACCCATTTGATGATTTCGTACTTCTGTGCGGGCGTCGTGCCGATCAGTTTGCCGGTCTTCTCGGCCAGGTAAATCAGGACGGCGCCGGATTCCCACAGCTCCAGCGGCTCACCATCCGGCCCGTTGGGGTCGATGATGGCGGGGATCTTGTTGTTGGGGTTCAGGGCCAGGAAGGCGTCGCTTTTCACGTCGGCGTCCGACAGCGTGACGGTATGCGCCTCGTAGGGCAGGCCCATTTCCTCCAGCGCGATAGAGACCTTCACTCCGTTGGGCGTGGGGAAAGAGTAGAGCTGAAGCACGGTCGGATCAGCAGCAGGCCAGCGGGTGTTGATGGGATGGTCGGTGATGGCGGTCATGGGGTGTCCCCTCCAGAATTGATCACACCAGCAATTATGTCCCCTTGTTTGTTAGCGCTACCCCGGCAAGTGTGGAGGTGCGAGAGGGAGCACTGTGCGCATGCGCACGAAATGACATCCCGAGCGAACAGGATCTGGATAGGTTGGGACAACCAAATGATTAACGAATTCAAGGACTTTATTGCCAAGGGCAATGTAATGGACATGGCTGTTGGTATCATTATCGGCGCAGCCTTCACGGCGATTGTCACCTCTTTGGTAGGCGATCTGATCAACCCGATCATTGCGCTGTTTACCGGCGGGATGGATTTTTCGGGGTGGTTCTACGTCTTGGGCGACGGCGAATGCGCCTCGGTCGCGGCCTGTACGGAGGCTGGGATCTCTGTCTTTGCCGTCGGCAACTTCCTGATGGCGATCATCAACTTCCTGATCATCGCCTTCGTGGTGTTCATGCTTGTGAAGATGGTGAACCGCGTGAAGTCCGCCGCCGAAAAGCCCGAGGAAGTGGCCCCCGAGGTCGAGACCGGCCCGAGCGAGTTGGACGTTCTGCTGGAAATCCGCGACAGCCTGAAGGCGCGCGGATAAGCCAAGGCTGCAAGATCGCAGCGGCGACGACGGCATGAAAGATGGAAAAGGCCCGCCACAGCGCGGGCCTTTTTCGTGGCGCCTCAGGCCGAGGCTACCCGCCGGGTCGCGGCCTTGTTGATCCAGTACCACCCCCGGTAGGCCTCCAGCAAAGCAAGGGGGGCGAAGTGGACAAGCGCCACGCCGGTCCCGCCCCAATCATGCAGCGACGCCCAATGAACAAGCACGAACATGGCGGCCACGTAGGTGGTGCGTTGCAGGGTTTTCCAATGGGTGCCGAGGAAGCGCACGGCAGCATCCATGGAGGTCAGCGCCAGCGGGATGAAGATCGCGAAGGCGATCCAGCCGGTCCAGATATAAAGCTTTGGCAGGTCATTGGTGACGGCAGTCAGGCTGCCTTCGTCGATGAGGTAGAAAATGGTGTGCAGCAGCGCATAGCCGAAGGCGGCGAAGCCGAAGTAACGGCGGTTGCGCTTGAGCCATGCCACGAAGCGGCTGCCTTTGAGAATCAGCGCGAGGGGCGAGATCATCATCGTGATGATCAACAGCCGGGCCGAGAATTCGCCCGTGGGGTGGAGCAATCCGTGGATGGCCCGTGGATCGGTGGAGGTCAGCGCCTCGTAGGTGAACAGGGCGGGAAGCAGGGCCAGAACGGCCCAGAGCCAATAGGGGGAAAGGCGCGACATTACGGGAACTCCGGGTGGGTCTAAATCACTTGCTCGGGTACCACGCGCCGCCGCGCCCTTTCCGTTGCCCTAGTTCTTGATAACCAGCGCCGGAGAGATGACATCCATCCCCAAGGCCACACCGACGGCGTAGTTGGTCAGCTTGCCCGCGTGGGTGTTGAGGCCTTCCAGCAGGTGGGGATCGTCGGCGCAGGCCTGTTTCCAGCCCTTGTCGGCCAGCGCCAGCATGAAGGGCATCGTGGCGTTGCCGAGGGCCAAGGTGGACGTGCGGGCGACCGCGCCGGGCATGTTGGCGACGCAGTAGTGGACGATGCCGTCGACCTCGTAGATCGGGTCCTGGTGGGTGGTGGCCTTGGATGTCTCGAAGCAGCCGCCCTGGTCAATGGCGACATCGACGATGACCGCGCCCTGCTTCATGGTCGAAAGCTGCGCCTTGGTCACCAGTTTGGGCGCGGCGGCGCCGGGGATCAGCACGGCGCCGATGACCATATCGGCCGTCTGGATCAGTTGCGCGGTTGCGTCGGCACTGGCGTAGCGGGTCTTGAACGCGCCCCGGTAGGCATCATCGAGGTAGCGCAGGCGGGTCAGGGAACGGTCGAGGATGGTGACATCCGCGCCCATACCGGCGGCGACACGGGCGGCCTGGGTGCCGACGACACCGCCGCCGATCACCAGCACCTCGGCCGGGCCAACGCCCGGAACGCCGCCCATCAGGACACCGCGCCCGCCATTGGCCTTTTGCAGCGCCCAAGATCCGACCTGTGGCGCGAGGCGACCGGCGACCTCGGACATCGGGGCCAGCAGCGGTAGGCCACCGGTGCGGTCCGTCACGGTCTCATAGGCGATGGCGGTGACGCCGCTTTTGAGCAGGTCGTCGGTTTGCGGGCGGTCGGGGGCAAGGTGCAGGTAGGTGAACAGGATCTGCCCCTCACGCAGCATGGCGCGCTCAACGGCCTGAGGTTCCTTGACCTTCACGATCATGTCGGCGCTTGCGAATATCTCGGCGGCGTCAGCAGCAATGTCGGCGCCCGCAGCGAGGTAATCCTCATCCGTGAAGCCCGCGCCGATGCCGGCACCCGATTGCAGTGTGACACGGTGGCCGTGGGTCACGGCCTCGCGCGCGGCGGCGGGGGTAATGCCAACGCGGAACTCTTGCGGTTTGATCTCTGTCGGACAGCCGATATGCATGGTGGTTCCTCCCAGAACGTGTGTCGTTTGGATCGGGAATACGCCTGTCGGGGTCGAATTGCTTTGAAAGTTTGCCCGACTTGGGGCAGTCCTTTGCAATATCTTTGTGCAAAGGGCGGGTATGGCGAGAGAAATCATCAAGGAAGTCGATCTGGACGCAATGGACGTTGCCATCCTGCGGGCGCTGCAACGGCAGGGGCGGATGACCCACGCGGAATTGTCCGAGCGGGTAAACCTGTCGCCCTCCGCCTGCCACAGGCGGGTGCAGCGGCTGGAGGCCTCGGGCGTGATCCGCGATTACGTGGCCCTGCTGAACCCTCGCGCCGTGGGGCGCGTGACCACGGTGTTCGTCGAGATCAAGCTGCAAGGCCAATCGGATGAGACGTTCGATGCCTTCGAGAAGGCCGTTTCACGGGTGGAAGATGTGTTGGAATGCCACCTGATGGCAGGCTCGGCGGATTACCTGTTGAAGGTGGTGGCGCGGGACAGCGAAGATTTTGCAAGGATCCATCGCCAGCATCTGGCGAGGTTGCCCGGCGTGGCGCAGATGCAGTCAAGTTTCGCACTGAAGACGGTGTTCAAGACGACGGCGCTTCCGGTGTAGCGCGTCACCCGTAAACCGGGCCAAGGCTCGGTCTACATGACTGCCCGCACCACCAGGAACGCGCCCATGCCCGCCACGACCGCCCAAATCGGGCTTTTGCGCCAATAGCCGATGCCCATGGCAGCAACCGCACCTGCGAGGTGTGGCGGGCTCAGCGCACCGTCTGCCGTGGCGGGCCAGACGACCAAAGGCGTCACCAAGGCGGGCAGGATCGCAACGGGTGTATAGCGCAGGTGGCGCAGCAGCCATTCAGGAAGCGCCCGGTCCCCGATCAGGCCGAGGAACGAGAACCGGATCACGTAGGTCGCAAGTCCGAGAGCGGCGATGATGAACCAGATCTCTCCGGCGCTCCAACCGGTCATTTGGGCGCCCCCGGCGGTTGCGTGAAGCTTCGACCCATGCGCCGCTCAACCTCTGCTCCTACGATCATCGCGCCGATGCCTGCGGGCATCAGGCCAAGGTTGTAAGGCAGGCCCGCGAAGGCAAGCGCCAGGATGATCGAGGCCCCCGCCGCCGCGATATGGGCGGGCGTGCGCAAAGCGGGGGCAATCATGGCGATGAAGGTCACGGGGACGGCGAACTCCAGCCCCCACTCGGTCGGGATGGATTGGCCAAGCAGCGCACCCACAAGGGTGGCGGCGTACCAGATCGGCACGATGGGCAAGCAGGTGCCGAAGAAATAGGCGACCCTCTCGGACAGGGTCATCTGGGGGGTGGCTTCGTACTTCAGGACCGACACGGCGTAGGTCTGATCGACATTCATGTAGCCGATCAGCGCCCGCTGCCACAGCGGCGCCCCCCCCACGTGGGGCGCGAGAGAGGCGGAATACATGGCCATCCGAAGGTTCACCGCGATGGCCGACAGAAGGACAATCACGGTCGGCGCCTGTTCGGACATCAGTTGCAGCGCGGCGAATTGGGACGCGCCCGCGATGATGACAACAGAGAAGCCCATGACCTCGGCGATGTTAAGCCCGGCCTCCGTCCCGACGACGCCGAAGAGCATGCCGAATGGGCCCGCCACGAAAAGGAATGGCCCGCAATCGCGAGCGCCGCGCCAAAAGGCGGTTCTTGTGGTGGTATCGGGTGTCATGGTGCGTCAGTATCCGTGCGGAATGGCACATCGGTAGACTCGCGCAGGGGAGGATGCAATTGGCGGAACACGATTTTCCGGCGGTGATCCTGGCCGGCGGGCAGGGGCGCCGCATTGGCGGCGACAAGGCTAGGGTCCTGTTGGGGGGCGTGCCGCTTTGGCGGCATGTGTTGGACCGGGTGTCGCCGCAGGTGCATGGCGTCGCGGTGAACGCGGACGAGGCGTTCGAAGGATTGCCCGTGGTCCCTGACGAGGTGCCCGGGCAAGGGCCGTTGGGTGGTATCCTGGCAGCGATGGTCTGGGCGCAGGGCCTGGGCGCGGCGCGGGTGCTGACGGTGGCGGTGGACACGCCGTTTCTGCCGCTGGACCTGGCGGCGCGGTTGGATGTACCGGGGCGGATCGTAGCGGCGCAGACCGAAGACGGGCTGCACGGGACCACGGCATTGTGGGACGTGAGCCTTGCCGATGATTTGCGCAACGCCCTGGCGGCGGGCACGCGGAAGGTGACGGATTGGGCTGACGGCGTTGGCGTGACGCCCGTGATGTTCGAGGACGCGGGCGCGTTTTTCAACGTGAACACCGCCGAAGATCTGGCCATGGCCGAGGCGCGGTTGTGAGCGGCTTTGATACCATCGTGATCGTGGATTGGTCGGCCCGTTCCGCGCCGTCGCCTGCCAGGCGCACGAAGGATGCGATTTTCGTGGGGATGGCGCGGGATACGTACCTTGCGACGAGTTACCAGCGGACGCGCGTGGCGGCGATGCGGTTCCTGACGGGGCTGCTTGATGGCGAGCGGCGCGCCGGGCGGCGGGTGCTGGTGGGTTTTGACTTTCCGTTTGGGTATCCGAAAGGGTTTGCGAGGGCCGTGGCGGGCTCGGGCGATCCGTTGGTGCTTTGGGAGTGGCTCGCTTCACGGATCGAAGATGACGACCGCAACCGGAACAATCGATTTGACGTGGCAGAGGCGATGAACGCGGGCTTCGCCGCGCCGGGTCCGTTCTGGGGCTGCTCGGCAAAGCGCGCCACGAAGCAGTTGCTGTTTCGCAAGCCGGTCTATGACCCGTTCCCATTCATGGAACGGCGGGTGATCGAGCAGAAATTGCCGCGCGCGAAGACGACGTTTCAGCTTTTGGGCAATGGCTCGGTCGGGTCGCAGAGCCTTCTGGGCTTGCCCCATGTGCAAGGGCTGCGAAAGCGGTATGGCACGGACCTGTCAGTTTCGCCGTTCGAGGCCAGCGACACACCGATTGTCTTGGCTGAGATTTATCCCGGTCTGATTGACGCGAGCGTAAAGGCGCGGGTTCGGGGTGTGGAGATTTTGGACGCCGCGCAGGTGCGGTTGGTGGCGAAGGCCTTTGCCTCGCTTGCGCCGGATCATCTGGAGGCGATGCTGCGCGAAGGCGACCGGGAAGAGGGGTGGATCCTCGGCCTTGGCCATGAGCCGGCGTTGATCGAGGGGTTGGGATGAGCGGGTCGCGCTTCACGCGCGGCAACGGTGGCCTCGCGGCCCTCGGGCCGGGCCTGCTTCTCGCGACGCTTGGCGCAGTTGTGCTGACGCCGGACGCGATGTTGATGCGGCTCTCTGGCATGGACGGTGTGCAGATGTTGGGCTGGCGCTCCTCCATCATGGGGGTGGTGCTGATCGCGGCCTGGGCCGTGAGCCGCGTGGGCCATTGGCGCAGGGACCTGGCGCTGGTATTCTCGGGCGGAGGTTTGGCAATTGCGGTCTGCCAAGGGGTGAATGGAACGCTCTTTACCTTCGGGATCGTCGGCGCGCCGGTGACGATGGTGTTGCTGGGGGTGGCAACGGTGCCGGTCTTTGCGGCCCTGTTCTCGTGGGCGTTGATGGGGGAGGCCACGGGGCGGGCGACCTGGGTCACGATTGGCTGTGTGCTGGCGGGGATCACAGTTGCGGTGCTTGGGAAGGGCGAAGGCGTGTGGGATGCAAGCGCGCTGGTGGGCGCGCTCTACGGGTTGGGGGTTGCGGTGTGCCTGGCGCTGTCGTTCGTGCTGATCCGACGGTTCGGGGATATGCCGATCCTGCCGACAGTGGGCTTGGGCGCATTGGGGGCAGGGGCCGTGGGCATCGTCTTGGTTGGTCCGGCGCAGATGCTGGGTGACGCGGTCCTGTGGCCCATTCTAGTGACCGGCGCGGTGGTTCTGCCGGTCAGTTTCTTCTGCCTGTCGCTTGCCTCACGCTATACAGCGGCGGCGAATGTCAGCTTGCTGTTGTTGTTGGAGACGGTGCTGGGGCCGCTATGGGTGTGGCTGGCCATTGGCGAGGCCCCTACGCCGATGATGCTTGGCGGAGGAGCGATCGTGGTGGGCAGCCTGGCGCTATACCTGCTGCGCGAAAGGCTTACTGCAGGTCGCTGAAGGCGGCTTGCATCCGCGCCACGGCGTCCTCGATGACCGTGCGGGGGGCCGCGATGTTGAAGCGCAGGAAGCTGTCACCGCCCTTGCCGAAGGTCGGCCCGTAGTTGACGGCGATCTTGGCGGTCTTGGTGACACGGTTGGTGAATTCATCGCGGGTCATACCGGTGCCTTCGAAATCGACCCACGCAAGGTAAGTGGATTCCAACGCCATCGAGTGCAGGCCGGGAATGGCGTTGATCCCCTCATCGAAAATGCGGGCGTTTTCAGCCAGGTAGGCGCGCAACTCGTCTAGCCATTTTGCCCCGTCGGGCGAATAGGCGGCGGTCACCATGAAAAGACCGAAGGAGTTGGGCGACATGCCAAGCGCGGCCATGCGGCCCGCAAACGTGGCGCGAAGGGTATCGTCGGCGATGATCACATTACCGATGTGGCTGCCCGCGATGTTGAAGGTCTTGGTGGCAGCGGTCATCATCACCAGCCGGTCGGCAATGCCGTCGATATGGGCCATGGGAATATGGGTCTGGCCAGGCATGGTCAGGTCGTGGTGGATTTCATCGGAGACAAGGATCAGGTCGTGGCGACGCGCGAAATCCGCGATGCCTTGCAGTTCGTCGCGGGTCCACACGCGGCCGCCGGGGTTGTGAGGGGAGCAGAGCACGAGCATCTTCTCGTGCCCTTTCATCTGCGCATCGAAGCTGTCGAAATCGAGGGTCAGGCGACCGTCGACGACGTCCATTTCCAGTTCGCACAGGTCGCGACCGGAGGCGTTAATGACCTTGGCGAAAGCGTGATAGACGGGCGTGAACAGGACCACGCCGTCGCCTTCGCGGGTGAAGGCATCAAGGCACATCGCCGTGCCATTCACCAGGCCATGGGTCGAGAAGATGTGGGAGGGATCGACCGTCCAGCCGTGGCGTTCCTGCATCCACCAGCAGATCGCGGCACGGTACGCGCTGTCGTCGCCGAAGTAGCCGTAAATGCCGTGGGCGTGCATATCCGCCACCGCGTCTTGGACGCATTGGGGCGGCCGGAAGTCCATGTCTGCGACCCACATCGAAATACCATCCTCGGGCGAGACGCCGTAGAGCGCCTCCATCATGTCCCATTTCACGCAATGGGTGCCGCGGCGGTCGATGATCTCGTCGAATGACATGGGAAGGGCTCCTGTTTGGTTTCTGGAGACCCTAACGTTTGGCGGGCGGGCTGCAAGGGTTCGGGCTGGAATGGTCGGCCGGTGATACGCGTGGCCGCGTCGATGCCTTCAAGGTGCATTTTCACGGAACAAAGATGGGTGAGGGAGTGCCCTTTATTCGGGCGGCGCTTTGTCTTACATGAACGCCCATGAAACTACCGATCCTGATCCATCCCGACCCACGCCTGAAGAAGGTGGCCGCCCCCGTGGCGGACCTTTCGGATGAGTTGCGCATGCTGGCCGACAATATGCTGACCACCATGTACGAAGCGCCCGGTATCGGCTTGGCCGCGCCACAGGTCGGCGTGGGCCAGCGGTTGATCGTGCTGGATTGCGTGAAGGAGGAGGGCGCCGCGCCGCGCCCCCTGGCCATGTTCAACCCGGAGGTCGTGGTATCCTCGGATGAGATGAACACCTATGATGAGGGGTGTCTGTCGATCCCCGATATCTATGCCGATGTGACCCGGCCCGAGGCAGTGACGGTGCGGTGGATCGATTTGCACGGCAACCCGCAGGAAGAGACCTTCGACGGGCTTTGGGCGACCTGCGTGCAGCATGAAATCGACCACCTGGAGGGCAAGCTGTTCATCGACTACCTCAGCGGGCTGAAGCGGCAGTTGATCACCCGCAAGATGGTGAAGCTGAAGCGCGACCGGGCAAGGGACGGGGTGTGAGCGTCAGGGACGTTCTGCTGTGGCCCGACGCGAGGTTGTCGGAGGTTTGCAAGCCGGTGGGGAAGGTTGACCCGCAGCTGATCGAGGATCTGTTCGACACGATGTATGCCGCTTACGGGCGCGGTCTGGCAGCGCCGCAGGTCGGTGTCTTGCAGCGCGTGTTCGTGGTCGATGTGACGTGGAAAGAAGGCGTGCGCACGCCGCGGGTCTTCGTGAATCCGGTGGTCCAGCAACGCAGCGCTGATATGCGGAGCATGGAGGAACAGTGCCTCTCCATTCCCGATCTGCCCATGCGCGTCACGCGCCCGGAGGGCGTCACGCTGGCGTGGGAGGGGGCTGACGGGCCGCAGACAGAGACCTTCGAAGGCAACCTTGCCCGCTGCATTCAGCATGAGTTGGACCACCTTGATGGCCGGGTGATCTTCGATCACCAGTCTCCGGAAGATCGGGCCGAGCTGGAGGCCCTCTATGCCGGTTAAGCCGTTCATCCCATGGCCCGACAAGCGCCTTCGTACCGCCACCGAGACCGTGGGGACCATCACAGATGCACATCGCGCGATCTGGCAGGACATGATCGACACCATGGACGCGATGCCCGGCGTCGGCCTTGCCGCGCCGCAGATCGGCGTCATGCTGCGCCTTGCCGTAGTGGATGCCAGCGACACGCGCGGGCAGGCGATCCGCATGGCGGACCCAGAGGTCATCAGCGTGTCGGATGACATGAACACCTACCCCGAGGGCTCGCCCAACCTTCCCGGCGTCAGCGCGAAGATCACCCGCCCCGCGCGGGTCGTGGTGGCGTTCACCGATCACCACGGAATGCGTGTCCGGCAGGAGTTTGTGGAGCTTTGGGCCACCTCCGTCCAACATCAGATCGACCATCTTGCGGGCAAGATGTATTTCGACAACCTCAGCAAGGTGAAGCGGGAGATGTTGATCAAGAAGGCCCGCAAGGCCTAGGCGCCAAGTTCAGGAAAAGGCCTTCGCAAAGGCGCGCGCGCCGTCTGGCGTGAAGGTCACATGGCGGCTGTCGCGGGACCGGCGCAGCCACTGCAATTCCTCAAAGCGCGCCAATAGCGCCGCCCCAAGGGCACCGGCCAGATGGGACCGACGCTCGGACCAATCCAGGCACACGCGACACAGGGGCCGCGAAAGGCGGCTCAGGGCGTCTACGTCGATGCCAAGACCCTCGATGAAAGTGGCGCCTTGGGCGGTCAAGCCGATATCCTCATGGTAGACCGTCAGATGGCCGCCGCTGGCGAGGCAATCGAACATCCTCACCGCGTGCGCCCCCGCCAGATGGTCGTAACAAATCCGCGCCTCTCGCAGGGCAGCGTCCTTCGGCCCCGGTTTGTGGCGCATGTGGCCTTTGGCGGCCGCAAGGCCATCGAGGGTTTCCAACGCATGGGCCACGTCTGCATCCGCCAAGGCAAAGTAGCGGTGCCGCCCCTGTTTGCGCGGCCACAGGAGCCCCGCGTCGACCAGTTGCGCCAAGTGGCCAGAGGCGGTTGCGGCGCTGATGCCGCCGACCTCGGCCAGCTCTCCGGCGGTCAGGGCACGGCCATCCATCAGGGCCAGCAACATGTTGGCGCGGGCCGGATCGCCGATGAGCATGGCAATGCGAGTGATGTCTGGTCCTTGGGTCATGGGCGCAGGCTGCGGGTTCGCAGGCCGCGTGGCAAGGGCGAACGCTTTGGTCCGGACCAAAGCATCAAAGGCGCGTCACAGGGCAGGGTCGGCCGGAAAAGGAGACCACCAATGACTGATACCGACCAGGCCACCGTTCGCCCCCGCCGCCGTTTTCGCCTGCCCTTCATTCACTGGCGCGCCGTCTGGCGAAGCAGGCGGGCGTTGTCCCGGCTTGACGCGCATCTGCTGCGCGACATCGGGGTGAGCGATTTCGATGCGCGCCAAGAGGCAGCGCGGCCCCTTTGGGATGCGCCCGAGCCATGGCGGGGAGGGACGTGACCTGCTAAAGCGGGCGCAACGCCCCCAAATCCGAGGACACAATGCGCCTGATCTTCATGGGAACGCCTGATTTCTCTGTTCCCGTCCTCGAAGCACTGAACGACGCGGGGCACGAGATCGTTGCCGTCTATTCTCAGCCCCCGCGCCCGGCGGGACGCGGCAAGAAGGCCCGCCCCAGCCCTGTACAAGCGCGCGCCGAGGCTTTGGGCCTGGCCGTGCGCCATCCGGTGTCGCTGAAGGGGGCGGAGGCACAGGCAGATTTCGCCGCGCTGAAGGCCGATGTCGCCGTTGTCGTCGCCTACGGGTTGATCCTGCCGCAGGCCGTGCTGGACGCGCCGGCACGCGGTTGTCTGAATATCCACGCGTCCCTACTGCCCCGGTGGCGCGGGGCAGCGCCGATCCATCGCGCGATCATGGCGGGCGATGCCGAAACGGGCGTATGCATCATGCAGATGGAGGCCGGGCTGGATACCGGCCCTGTCCTCTTGCGCAAAAAGACCCCGATTGGCCCGGAAGAGACGACTGGCGCGTTGCACGACCGCCTGTCCACGATCGGCGCCAAGGCGATTGTGGAGGCTTTGGCGCAACTCGACCATCTTGCGCCAGAGGTGCAGCCCGAAGAGGGTGTCACCTATGCCACCAAGATCGATAAATCCGAGGCGAAGGTGGATTGGACCGCTTCCGCCCCCCATATCAATCGTCAGATCCTGGGCCTGTCGCCGTTTCCCGGCGCTTGGACCATGGTGGGCGGCAAACGTTTGAAGCTGTTGCAGAGCCGCGTGGCCGACGGCAACGGTGCAGCGGGCGAAGTGCTGGAAGGGTTGACCGTCGCCTGCGGTGACGGGGCGGTTGAAATCACGCGTGTCCAGCCCGAGGGCAAGGGCGCGATGGACACGAAAGACTGGCTTCTGGGCGCAAGGATCGCTCCGGGGACCATATTGGGATAAACCGGGTCTGTGCCCGCGCTTTGGAGAACGCATATGATCCTGTTTTCATTCTTCGGATCCCTGATGAT
It contains:
- a CDS encoding YtoQ family protein, which codes for MKVYLSGEIHTDWRERIIDGSKDLDVTFSSPVTDHAASDDCGVAILGEEPNKFWHDHKGAKVNAIRTRHGLENADIVVVRFGEKYKQWNAAFDAGMAAALGKPLIVLSMPEHQHALKEIHGAALAAAEEPEQVVQILRYVLTGKLPT
- a CDS encoding glutathione S-transferase family protein, which translates into the protein MTAITDHPINTRWPAADPTVLQLYSFPTPNGVKVSIALEEMGLPYEAHTVTLSDADVKSDAFLALNPNNKIPAIIDPNGPDGEPLELWESGAVLIYLAEKTGKLIGTTPAQKYEIIKWVMFQMGGVGPMFGQLGFFSKFAGSEIEDPRPKQRYVNEAKRLLAVLEKQLADRDWVAGDYSIADIAIAPWLAALDFYGVKETVGWDELTNVPAYLDRFLAREAVKVGRVTPPREG
- the mscL gene encoding large conductance mechanosensitive channel protein MscL; the encoded protein is MINEFKDFIAKGNVMDMAVGIIIGAAFTAIVTSLVGDLINPIIALFTGGMDFSGWFYVLGDGECASVAACTEAGISVFAVGNFLMAIINFLIIAFVVFMLVKMVNRVKSAAEKPEEVAPEVETGPSELDVLLEIRDSLKARG
- a CDS encoding sulfite oxidase heme-binding subunit YedZ encodes the protein MSRLSPYWLWAVLALLPALFTYEALTSTDPRAIHGLLHPTGEFSARLLIITMMISPLALILKGSRFVAWLKRNRRYFGFAAFGYALLHTIFYLIDEGSLTAVTNDLPKLYIWTGWIAFAIFIPLALTSMDAAVRFLGTHWKTLQRTTYVAAMFVLVHWASLHDWGGTGVALVHFAPLALLEAYRGWYWINKAATRRVASA
- the ald gene encoding alanine dehydrogenase, coding for MHIGCPTEIKPQEFRVGITPAAAREAVTHGHRVTLQSGAGIGAGFTDEDYLAAGADIAADAAEIFASADMIVKVKEPQAVERAMLREGQILFTYLHLAPDRPQTDDLLKSGVTAIAYETVTDRTGGLPLLAPMSEVAGRLAPQVGSWALQKANGGRGVLMGGVPGVGPAEVLVIGGGVVGTQAARVAAGMGADVTILDRSLTRLRYLDDAYRGAFKTRYASADATAQLIQTADMVIGAVLIPGAAAPKLVTKAQLSTMKQGAVIVDVAIDQGGCFETSKATTHQDPIYEVDGIVHYCVANMPGAVARTSTLALGNATMPFMLALADKGWKQACADDPHLLEGLNTHAGKLTNYAVGVALGMDVISPALVIKN
- a CDS encoding Lrp/AsnC family transcriptional regulator — encoded protein: MAREIIKEVDLDAMDVAILRALQRQGRMTHAELSERVNLSPSACHRRVQRLEASGVIRDYVALLNPRAVGRVTTVFVEIKLQGQSDETFDAFEKAVSRVEDVLECHLMAGSADYLLKVVARDSEDFARIHRQHLARLPGVAQMQSSFALKTVFKTTALPV
- a CDS encoding AzlD domain-containing protein; amino-acid sequence: MTGWSAGEIWFIIAALGLATYVIRFSFLGLIGDRALPEWLLRHLRYTPVAILPALVTPLVVWPATADGALSPPHLAGAVAAMGIGYWRKSPIWAVVAGMGAFLVVRAVM
- a CDS encoding AzlC family ABC transporter permease, which codes for MTPDTTTRTAFWRGARDCGPFLFVAGPFGMLFGVVGTEAGLNIAEVMGFSVVIIAGASQFAALQLMSEQAPTVIVLLSAIAVNLRMAMYSASLAPHVGGAPLWQRALIGYMNVDQTYAVSVLKYEATPQMTLSERVAYFFGTCLPIVPIWYAATLVGALLGQSIPTEWGLEFAVPVTFIAMIAPALRTPAHIAAAGASIILALAFAGLPYNLGLMPAGIGAMIVGAEVERRMGRSFTQPPGAPK
- the mobA gene encoding molybdenum cofactor guanylyltransferase MobA, translated to MAEHDFPAVILAGGQGRRIGGDKARVLLGGVPLWRHVLDRVSPQVHGVAVNADEAFEGLPVVPDEVPGQGPLGGILAAMVWAQGLGAARVLTVAVDTPFLPLDLAARLDVPGRIVAAQTEDGLHGTTALWDVSLADDLRNALAAGTRKVTDWADGVGVTPVMFEDAGAFFNVNTAEDLAMAEARL
- a CDS encoding DMT family transporter, with translation MSGSRFTRGNGGLAALGPGLLLATLGAVVLTPDAMLMRLSGMDGVQMLGWRSSIMGVVLIAAWAVSRVGHWRRDLALVFSGGGLAIAVCQGVNGTLFTFGIVGAPVTMVLLGVATVPVFAALFSWALMGEATGRATWVTIGCVLAGITVAVLGKGEGVWDASALVGALYGLGVAVCLALSFVLIRRFGDMPILPTVGLGALGAGAVGIVLVGPAQMLGDAVLWPILVTGAVVLPVSFFCLSLASRYTAAANVSLLLLLETVLGPLWVWLAIGEAPTPMMLGGGAIVVGSLALYLLRERLTAGR
- a CDS encoding MalY/PatB family protein, encoding MSFDEIIDRRGTHCVKWDMMEALYGVSPEDGISMWVADMDFRPPQCVQDAVADMHAHGIYGYFGDDSAYRAAICWWMQERHGWTVDPSHIFSTHGLVNGTAMCLDAFTREGDGVVLFTPVYHAFAKVINASGRDLCELEMDVVDGRLTLDFDSFDAQMKGHEKMLVLCSPHNPGGRVWTRDELQGIADFARRHDLILVSDEIHHDLTMPGQTHIPMAHIDGIADRLVMMTAATKTFNIAGSHIGNVIIADDTLRATFAGRMAALGMSPNSFGLFMVTAAYSPDGAKWLDELRAYLAENARIFDEGINAIPGLHSMALESTYLAWVDFEGTGMTRDEFTNRVTKTAKIAVNYGPTFGKGGDSFLRFNIAAPRTVIEDAVARMQAAFSDLQ